The Anabrus simplex isolate iqAnaSimp1 chromosome 1, ASM4041472v1, whole genome shotgun sequence genome window below encodes:
- the LOC137499127 gene encoding putative nuclease HARBI1 produces the protein MKKTRLFVALVMQTCSRTPEKHVSASIRYALSAVNMASSSEDDVLLYMWLKLRYKRKIKWIHDFNMSCAQHGAYTLAHDLLKDPVKFQSYYRMYPESYTELLQKISPLLRKQDTNYRKAISPDEKLLITLRYLATGNSFRCLSFQFKRGETTIGKIVDEVCSAVWTTLQPEFMPAPSKELWENISERYLELWNMPNCIGAIDGKHVRIQCPRNSGSSFYNYKGYFSIVLLALVDADGLFIVIEAGDYGRNSDGGVLRNSALGRNLQQGTLNIPDPKRLPKDDDHCSPFPYFFVGDEAFPLQKHIMRPYPRRELTNERRIFNYRLSRARKSVECGFGMLASKFRVLGTAIACKPDKIDNIIRAICVLHNFIRLKDGVFSEPSVTDKDENTDNTMRVLQRLQPCNRRATVEAVELRNHLCSYFMKPNVALSWQNKYAIE, from the exons ATGAAAAAGACTCGCTTGTTTGTCGCACTCGTGATGCAGACTTGTAGCCGCACACCGGAGAAGCATGTGTCTGCATCAATACGCTACGCattatcagctgttaacatggcctcCTCGAGTGAAGATGATGTTTTGCTGTACATGTGGTTGAAATTGCGTTACAAGAGGAAAATAAAATGGATTCATGATTTTAATATGTCGTGTGCTCAACATGGTGCTTATACCTTAGCGCATGATTTACTAAAAGATCCGGTAAAATTCCAGTCATACTACCGAATGTACCCCGAAAGCTACACagaacttcttcagaaaatttcTCCATTATTAAGAAAACAAGACACAAACTACAGGAAGGCTATAAGTCCTGATGAAAAGCTACTTATAACACTAAG GTACTTAGCTACTGGCAACAGCTTCAGATGCTTGAGCTTTCAGTTTAAAAGAGGAGAAACAACAATCGGCAAAATTGTGGATGAAGTGTGTTCGGCAGTATGGACAACACTTCAACCTGAGTTTATGCCTGCACCCTCAAAGGAGTTATGGGAGAATATTTCCGAAAGATATTTGGAACTCTGGAATATGCCTAACTGCATTGGTGCCATAGACGGGAAACACGTTCGTATCCAGTGTCCGAGAAACAGTGGCTCATCCTTCTATAACTACAAGGGCTATTTTTCTATTGTTCTATTAGCTTTGGTTGATGCAGATGGACTTTTCATTGTTATAGAAGCTGGTGACTATGGCAGAAACAGTGATGGTGGCGTGTTGCGAAACTCAGCTTTAGGAAGAAACCTTCAGCAGGGCACACTGAATATACCTGATCCCAAGAGGCTACCGAAAGATGATGATCACTGTTCACCATTTCCTTATTTTTTCGTTGGTGATGAAGCTTTTCCATTACAGAAGCATATCATGAGACCCTATCCGCGAAGAGAACTTACAAATGAAAGGCGGATTTTTAATTATAGGCTTAGCAGAGCTAGAAAGAGTGTAGAATGTGGTTTTGGAATGCTTGCTTCTAAATTTAGAGTTCTCGGTACAGCTATAGCCTGCAAACCTGATAAAATAGACAACATAATACGAGCAATTTGTGTTCTGCATAACTTCATTAGACTAAAAGACGGCGTTTTTAGTGAACCGAGTGTAACAGATAAGGATGAAAATACTGACAATACGATGCGTGTGTTGCAGAGATTGCAACCCTGCAACAGAAGAGCAACAGTTGAGGCTGTTGAATTAAGAAATCACTTGTGTTCTTACTTTATGAAACCAAACGTAGCCCTTTCTTGGCAGAATAAGTACGCtatagaataa